Part of the Intestinibacillus sp. Marseille-P6563 genome is shown below.
GGATGTTTCGACCGACCACTGGTAGGCCGCGCGGGTGCGGTGGGGCGACGCATAGCCATATCCGGCTACTTTACCGTCAATTATGCACACCAGCCAGGGCAGTTTTTCCGAAAAGGTGCGGATACGGCCGCAAAATTCCTCCAAACTGGGGGCTTCGTATTCCGAAGAAACGGTGGTTTGTTCTACATAGGGCGCATAGATCGCCAACATCGCCGCAGCGTCCTCCAAGGTCGCCGGGCGGATTTGAATCGTGCTCATGCAATCGGACTCCTTTTGTACCGCCTGGAAAAAGGCGGCATTTTCTCTATTTTATCATTATTATACGCCCTTCCCCGGCATTGGACAAGCATCCAAACGGGCAAAGTTGCCTTTGCGAAAGCAGGCCCTTTCGTGGTATACTGAAAGAAAAAACCTGTGGGGAGGGGATGGCGATGGCACGCCACGGCTTTATCCGTACCAAAGAAGAAATCAAATTCCTGATCTTATATGCGGCAGGTTATCTGCCGTTCCCGGTGGACTGGGAAACCATGGTCGATTTATGCACCTGGTGCGACGAAGGATTTGGCTTTTTTGAGCTCAAAGAGGCCTTTGACGAACTGCTGCACACCGGCCACATGGCCGAGCCCGAACCTGACCGGTTTGTCATCACCGACAAGGGCCGGGAAACCATGGAGCTGTTTGAACGCAATCTCCCCTACTCGGTGCGCGAAGCAGCGCAGCAGTCTGCGCTGCGCGTGGTGCAGCAGCTCCGGCGCGATGCCGCTATTTCGACCGAGGTGCAGGAAGTCGCGCCGCACGACCTGCTGGTCACCATGACCATGGAAGATGTGTTTTCCCTGCAAATGCACGTGGTCAATCAGGGACAGGCC
Proteins encoded:
- a CDS encoding DUF4364 family protein; the encoded protein is MARHGFIRTKEEIKFLILYAAGYLPFPVDWETMVDLCTWCDEGFGFFELKEAFDELLHTGHMAEPEPDRFVITDKGRETMELFERNLPYSVREAAQQSALRVVQQLRRDAAISTEVQEVAPHDLLVTMTMEDVFSLQMHVVNQGQATLLERNFRAHAEKIYQVLLGAVTDDYTSPSELD